A stretch of the Heterodontus francisci isolate sHetFra1 chromosome 10, sHetFra1.hap1, whole genome shotgun sequence genome encodes the following:
- the LOC137374145 gene encoding maestro heat-like repeat-containing protein family member 1 gives MFPTASSKISSFLMALLKRLIDDDDLIRQEISHTIYRLGQQWPEYILLTCRYYLRQRVSLPDDQMTIILNTMEMIVKDNLSLITPSVAESLITSASMRMTTLIEAHQQSREAACNLMVTIGLRYLDEVLAVTLEDMKKGYPSHVYMVKALIRLSIVHVHGMVPFMKSILEIMIPVMMEVTSDYNKSVSAAALGAFSKNILLYEDNVETQPQPTVTIESFANEMNTAFDLLFNKWLEKEESPINIVIVEALGYTTALMPKDSLEIELPRLIPGILALYRIQSEHLAITRSLSHIIVTAISIRSQSLRTQMEALLSNLHEELCVPVDCDKWLVAENHNQILGCFTVLAQDHVNSLMEFLLPQLETNNPQNRQGTLTVLKHLIRVVPSQLESRKVQIVAGLKSALRDNNTNSNNIKKLIVETIGAMAYEGFLDLEGGRTMVQFIIEQHVLSTDSRNRIPLDNDVDLVTHEDLSAQCETMLFTLTALESMEDILWPFLLQFMTLTQYSKGLKILSHCLIQLAKKKLQSGDENYFLIYKEKGNLPRPQALLTRLLLIACFPDEGEGRGSAVLRLLQVMSCSIHPATVKVWEEKIPLLVQDLMQSSEKSLPQQEWEEKLILFLSESLEAIDDERWTCQLRDDINQQITISHSYPQQKGFLFKCLGMVLQHTKSTDMKKEIQQMLQSAQHEETFEREGVAVGIGFCSITHFETTFSSLVDYSHLNLLQKTRSFLHIQNEESDLRVDNAQSTMVLCFGYLALNAPPDLVLPRIEDHIFPFLRDQLCQLGQRLKEESQDLTLRLSLIKSVTLMARAMQSSSQTVPLNFSRKRELLKYMQQLIGAEPTGLLQIPIQLSAMNACLHLLQVNPRLTEAENCQLLDICLRSIFTLVPVVSSQDQDGTPVNPEGGETLHSESMAALLRLLKQVLLQNLSPQGFQSVYKLVDHWVTSPSDCERERAVDTTLKLLAFYWQELNAESHQTVDNPVKKWKISPRDCERETTVDTTLELLKCYLQALNTGNIIAPIVSGSVVGRLLPRCADPVLAVRQGAMDSLHILLKFQACYQGLSGEEQNEQGEILKTIGQRLASTDSSVLFQGCSELAQLISKHLPQDQLGNLLLTLFQGLVDHHPICSNIAAVIMRNIVEGRGPELQDHLSETLEALHQQMQTITQEQVRFIVVDTFTLLTSQQLPAVVRCLLRFPGPVDEGTKSIWRLIAKKTQLTIPTLKQLIQEMNTSVPLKERSHSVAEDDSPDPLAVLTAVYEIVSQPESAEAVNTLYSGLFSALLVHLSPCICELRQTENQLQTPSCESQDQYLSSVETLKTMLNRAQNEPIVNFIQEKGGWDLMQEPNTYNKGIALLAEAMGLFSQHQLLEIVMDLAPFLSTTQEGQGVTVAAFFTELSKCSFISNMDLTNILVNHLIRCLFHSSLAIRVLCARGLGNIPIGVMERHSADLLTTMTTILQSEEYHEEVFMIEVTSTLSKLLDQLGVNVVGPFCTAIAKGIRRFFEGKSAQVRAAAFTVFGSLAKCGYEPLRASFKEEIHLNLVSLLLHLDEESEDVCRACFSTLCSIAPFMDSQKVSAIIQEFSWEGSLKYEGFLNIFSSQLIKDFPRRIDSYIKCCMSFQEMGPRLRGNAAFLSAVLTQKTSRRRTWIEKLCCLRISR, from the coding sequence ATGTTCCCAACAGCAAGTAGTAAAATTAGCTCCTTCTTAATGGCTCTCTTAAAGAGACTGATCGATGATGATGATCTCATTCGACAGGAGATATCACATACCATATATAGACTGGGCCAGCAGTGGCCAGAATATATCCTCCTCACTTGCCGTTACTACCTCCGGCAACGTGTCTCACTCCCGGATGACCAGATGACTATCATTCTCAATACCATGGAGATGATTGTCAAAGACAATCTCAGCCTCATTACACCATCCGTGGCCGAGTCTCTCATCACTTCAGCTTCCATGCGAATGACAACATTAATCGAGGCACATCAGCAAAGCAGGGAAGCTGCATGTAACCTCATGGTGACCATTGGATTAAGGTATTTAGATGAAGTGCTGGCTGTTACACTGGAGGATATGAAGAAAGGGTATCCATCCCATGTGTATATGGTAAAAGCATTGATAAGGCTGTCAATAGTCCATGTCCACGGGATGGTCCCTTTCATGAAGTCCATTCTAGAGATCATGATTCCTGTAATGATGGAAGTAACATCTGATTACAATAAATCAGTGTCTGCCGCAGCACTGGGGGCTTTTAGCAAGAACATCCTGCTGTATGAGGATAATGTAGAGACACAGCCACAGCCAACGGTGACAATAGAATCCTTCGCCAATGAAATGAACactgcctttgacctgctcttcaaTAAGTGGCTTGAGAAGGAGGAGTCTCCAATAAATATCGTAATAGTGGAGGCTCTGGGCTACACCACAGCTTTGATGCCCAAAGACAGCCTAGAGATCGAACTGCCAAGATTAATTCCTGGAATCTTGGCTCTGTATCGAATTCAGTCTGAACACCTTGCAATCACCCGTAGCCTGTCCCATATCATAGTTACTGCCATCAGTATTCGAAGTCAAAGTTTGAGAACACAGATGGAGGCTCTACTTAGTAACTTGCATGAAGAGCTTTGTGTTCCAGTGGATTGTGATAAGTGGCTTGTTGCAGAGAATCACAATCAGATCCTTGGCTGCTTCACCGTTCTAGCCCAGGATCATGTCAACTCACTCATGGAATTTCTTCTCCCCCAGCTGGAGACCAACAATCCACAAAATAGACAGGGAACACTAACTGTCCTCAAGCACCTTATCAGGGTTGTTCCTTCACAGTTGGAGAGCAGGAAGGTCCAGATTGTGGCTGGTTTGAAATCAGCACTTCGagacaacaacaccaacagcaacaacaTAAAGAAGCTGATTGTGGAGACAATCGGTGCCATGGCCTATGAAGGGTTCCTCGATCTAGAGGGAGGAAGAACAATGGTGCAGTTTATCATCGAGCAGCATGTTCTCTCCACAGACTCCAGGAACCGAATCCCATTGGACAATGATGTTGATCTGGTTACCCATGAGGATTTGAGTGCACAGTGTGAAACCATGTTGTTTACCCTGACAGCTCTGGAGAGTATGGAAGATATACTCTGGCCCTTCCTGCTACAATTCATGACCTTGACTCAATACAGCAAAGGGCTAAAAATTCTCTCTCACTGCTTAATACAACTAGCAAAGAAGAAGCTGCAATCTGGAGATGAGAATTATTTCCTAATTTATAAAGAGAAAGGAAATCTGCCCAGACCTCAGGCACTGCTGACTCGGCTTCTACTTATAGCTTGTTTTCCCGATGAGGGGGAAGGCCGTGGTTCTGCTGTACTGAGGTTACTTCAGGTCATGAGTTGCAGTatccacccagcaacagtgaaggtatGGGAAGAGAAGATTCCATTGCTCGTTCAGGATTTGATGCAGAGTTCAGAGAAAAGCTTGCCCCAGCAAGAATGGGAGGAGAAATTGATCCTCTTCTTGTCTGAATCTCTGGAAGCAATTGATGACGAGCGATGGACCTGCCAGTTGAGAGATGACATAAACCAACAGATCACAATCTCCCATAGTTATCCACAGCAGAAGGGCTTTCTATTCAAATGTCTTGGGATGGTGCTGCAGCACACAAAGAGCACAGACATGAAGAAGGAGATACAACAAATGCTGCAGAGTGCTCAGCACGAGGAAACatttgagagagagggtgtggctgTTGGAATTGGTTTCTGTTCTATCACTCACTTTGAAACCACTTTCAGCAGCCTAGTGGATTACAGTCATTTAAACCTGTTGCAGAAGACCAGAAGTTTCCTTCATATTCAAAACGAAGAGTCTGATCTTCGGGTGGACAATGCTCAAAGCACAATGGTTCTCTGCTTTGGGTATCTGGCACTCAATGCCCCACCAGACCTTGTTTTACCCCGAATCGAGGACCACATTTTTCCATTTCTAAGAGACCAACTCTGCCAACTTGGACAGCGGCTAAAAGAAGAATCCCAGGACTTGACACTGAGACTGAGCCTGATAAAATCAGTGACTCTGATGGCCAGAGCAATGCAGTCCAGTAGCCAGACAGTGCCCCTGAATTTCAGCAGGAAAAGGGAGTTACTGAAATACATGCAACAACTGATTGGGGCAGAGCCAACAGGATTGCTACAAATCCCTATTCAACTCTCAGCAATGAATGCTTGCCTGCATCTACTCCAAGTCAACCCAAGATTAACTGAAGCTGAAAACTGTCAGTTACTCGACATTTGCTTGAGGAGTATTTTCACTTTGGTTCCTGTGGTCTCCAGCCAGGACCAGGATGGTACACCTGTGAATCCAGAAGGGGGAGAGACACTTCACAGTGAAAGTATGGCTGCTCTACTCAGGCTCCTGAAACAGGTTTTACTTCAGAACCTGTCCCCTCAGGGTTTCCAGTCCGTGTACAAGCTTGTAGATCACTGGGTAACATCACCAAGTGATTGTGAAAGGGAGAGAGCAGTAGACACCACCTTGAAACTGCTGGCTTTCTACTGGCAGGAGCTCAATGCTGAGAGTCACCAGACTGTGGACAATCCTGTAAAGAAATGGAAAATATCACCAAGGGATTGTGAAAGGGAGACAACAGTAGACACGACCTTGGAGCTGCTGAAATGTTATTTGCAGGCACTCAACACTGGAAATATAATAGCACCGATTGTCTCGGGGTCTGTAGTTGGTCGTCTGCTGCCACGATGTGCTGATCCCGTTCTTGCCGTGCGGCAGGGGGCCATGGACAGTTTACACATTCTACTGAAGTTCCAGGCCTGTTACCAAGGTTTGAGTGGAGAAGAGCAAAATGAGCAGGGGGAAATTCTGAAAACTATCGGCCAACGATTGGCGAGCACGGACAGCTCCGTCCTCTTTCAAGGATGCAGCGAGCTGGCACAGCTCATTTCCAAACACTTGCCCCAGGACCAGCTGGGAAACCTGCTCCTTACACTTTTCCAAGGCCTTGTTGACCATCACCCCATCTGTTCCAACATAGCTGCTGTTATCATGAGAAACATTGTCGAGGGACGTGGCCCTGAGCTGCAAGATCATCTCTCAGAGACCCTCGAGGCGCTGCACCAGCAAATGCAGACAATCACCCAAGAGCAAGTGAGATTCATAGTTGTCGACACCTTCACCCTCCTCACGTCCCAGCAGCTGCCAGCCGTTGTGCGTTGTCTCCTCCGGTTCCCTGGACCTGTGGACGAGGGCACCAAGTCCATCTGGAGATTAATAGCAAAGAAAACTCAGCTGACTATTCCCACCTTAAAACAACTCATCCAAGAGATGAACACATCCGTGCCATTGAAGGAAAGGAGCCATTCAGTGGCAGAGGATGACAGCCCTGATCCCCTGGCTGTTCTAACTGCTGTGTATGAGATCGTCTCCCAGCCGGAGTCTGCAGAGGCTGTAAACACCTTATATTCTGGCTTGTTCTCTGCTCTCTTAGTTCATCTGAGTCCCTGTATCTGTGAATTAAGGCAGACAGAAAACCAACTGCAGACACCATCGTGCGAAAGCCAAGACCAATACCTGTCTTCTGTGGAGACCCTGAAGACCATGTTGAATCGAGCGCAGAATGAACCGATTGTAAATTTCATCCAGGAGAAGGGAGGCTGGGATCTCATGCAGGAGCCGAACACCTACAACAAGGGGATTGCTCTGCTCGCTGAAGCCATGGGCTTATTCAGTCAGCACCAGTTGTTGGAGATTGTGATGGATCTTGCACCTTTCCTGTCAACTACACAGGAGGGTCAGGGAGTCACTGTGGCTGCCTTCTTCACTGAACTTTCAAAATGTTCATTCATCTCCAACATGGATCTtactaacatcctggtgaatcatttGATCAGGTGCCTATTTCATTCTAGTCTGGCTATCAGGGTGCTGTGTGCTAGAGGACTGGGCAATATTCCAATTGGTGTGATGGAGAGACACTCTGCAGACCTGTTGACAACAATGACTACCATACTGCAGAGTGAGGAATACCACGAGGAGGTGTTCATGATTGAAGTGACATCAACCCTCTCTAAGCTCTTGGACCAGCTCGGTGTCAACGTTGTCGGACCATTCTGTACTGCCATTGCAAAAGGAATCCGCCGTTTCTTTGAAGGGAAATCTGCCCAGGTTCGTGCTGCTGCATTTACCGTCTTTGGGTCTTTGGCCAAATGTGGATATGAACCTTTGAGGGCTTCCTTTAAGGAAGAGATCCACCTCAACCTGGTCAGTTTGTTACTGCACCTCGATGAAGAGAGTGAGGATGTCTGCAGGGCCTGTTTCTCCACATTGTGCTCAATCGCCCCTTTCATGGACTCGCAGAAGGTTTCTGCAATAATTCAGGAGTTTTCCTGGGAAGGCAGCCTGAAGTATGAGGGATTTTTAAACATCTTTTCCTCACAGTTGATCAAAGATTTTCCCAGGAGGATTGACTCATATATAAAATGCTGCATGTCCTTCCAGGAGATGGGGCCACGTCTCCGAGGAAATGCGGCTTTCTTATCAGCTGTCCTTACACAGAAAACTTCCCGCAGGAGAACATGGATAGAGAAACTCTGCTGTTTAAGGATCTCACGTTGA